TGAAAGCAACACCATATGCTGAGGCCGCATTATCGCCACTTACCGTAAAGCTATCTGCTCCGCTGGTACCGGTTAGAACCGCAGTCACCGCACTGGCGATAGCGTTGAAGGTCAGGCTGCCGGATTCGGCGCTAACCTGATTATCGGTTCCCGTCAGAGCTAGGCCTGCGCTGTAAGCGCTGGCATCCAGGCTATCCGTACCGCCATTGCCTTCAACAGAAGACATGCCGGAGATGGTCATGTTGTAGATGGCAACGTCTGCGTCAGACTGCAGCACAAAGGCATCGGCGCCGGTCGTGCCGATCAGATCTGCATTAACTGCGGTCAGGAATTCTACATTGCTGAAGGTAATGCCATTGTTCGTGGCTTGGTAATTGTTACCGGTTAAGGTCCAGTCTTCGCCATCGGCACCGGTAACACTGTCATCACCACCCAGCGCATCCACACTGCTGATACTGCTAAATGCGATTGCATTCGCTGTCAGTGCATTGGCACCAGTAACTTCAAACGAATCATTACCGGAAGAAGCTTCCAGGCTTCCTCCACTCACGCTGTCAATATTGCTAAACAGAATTGAGTTTGTAGAGAGTTGATTATCTGTGCCGGTGAGAGTGACAACACCCAGTGCCGCAACACTATCGATGCCGTTACCCGCATCGACCGTACTAACACCGGTGAAGGCAATGTCATAACTGGTAACTGCGTTATCGCCATCGACGGTAAAACTGTCCGTGCTGCTGGTACCCGTTAGGGTGGCGGTTATTGCGCTGGCAATATCATTGAAGGTCAGGTTGCCGGATTCGGCGCTAACCTGATTATCGGTTCCCGTCAGAGCCAGGCCATCACTGTAGGTGCTGGCGTCCAGGCTATCCGTACCGCCATTGCCTTCAACAGAAGACATGCCGGAGATGGTCATGTTGTAGATGGCAACGTCTGCGTCAGATTGCAGCACAAAGGCATCGTTACCACCCGTGCCGATCAGAGCCGCATTAACTGCAGTCAGGGTTTCTACATTGCTAAAGGTAATGCCACTGTTCGTGGCTTCGTAACTATTGCCGGTTAAAGTCCAGTCTTCGCCATCGGCACCGGTGACAGTATCCTCACCGTCTTTTGTATCAATCGTGGTGCTGGATAAACTGCTAAAGCTAATGCCGTTGGCGGTCACGGCGGTGCCACTATTCACCTCAAAGGTATCTGCATTATCAGACCCTTCCAGGCTGCCACCCGATACGCTGTCGATATTGCTGAAGGCGATTAAGTTGGTGGTAGCTTCTTTATCCGTGCCGGTCAGGGACACAATACTCTGTGCAGCAACACTGCCGCCGCCAGAACCTGCATCCACTGTATTCACACCAGTGAAGGCAATGTCATAACTGGTAACTGCGTTATCGCCATCGACGGTAAAACTATCCGCGCTGCTGGTACCGGTTAGAACCGCAGTCACCGCGCTGGCAATATCATTGAAGGTCAGGTTGCCGGACTCGGCGCTAACTTGATTGTCGGTTCCCGTCAGAGCCAGGCCATCGCTGTAAGCGCTGGCATCCAGGCTATCCGTGCCGCCATTACCTTCCACCGCAGACATACCGGAGATGGTCATGCCGTAGATTTCAACATCTGCATCAGACTGAAGAACGAAGATATCGGCACCCGTCGTACCAACCAGATCGGCACTGATGGCAGCCAGCGTTTCTACATTGCTAAAGGTGATGCCATTGTTCGTGGCTTCGTAATTATTGCCGGTTAAAGTCCAGTCTTCGCCACTGGCACCAGTAACGCTGTCTGTACCATCTTTCGCATCAATAGCACCGGAGAAGCCACTGAAACGGATGTCGTTAGCCGTAACACTGGTACTGCCGGTCACCACAAAGGTATCTGCATTATCAGACCCTTCCAGGCTGCCGCCCGATACGCTGTCGATATTGCTGAAGGCGATTAAGTTGGTGGTAGCTTCGTTATCCGTACCGGTCAGGGTCACAACACTCTGTGCAGCAACACTGCCGCCGCCAGAACCTGCATCTACTGTATTCACACCAGTGAAGGCAATCTCATAACTGGTAACTGCGTTATCGCCATCGACGGTAAAACTATCCGCGCTGCTGGTACCCGTTAGGGTGGCGGTTACTGCGCTGGCAATAGAGTTGAAGGTCAGGCTGCCGGATTCGGCAGTTACCTGATTATCGGTTCCTGTCAGAGCCAGGCCTGCGCTGTAGGCGCTGGCATCCAGGCTATCGGTACCGCCATTGCCTTCAACAGAAGACATGCCGGAAATGGTCATGTTGTAGATGGCAACGTCTGCGTCAGATTGCAGCACAAAGGCATCGTTACCCGTTGTGCCAATCAAATCTGCATTGGTAGCGGTCAGAGCTTCGACATTGCTAAAGGTCATGTCGCTGCCGGTGGCTTGGTAATTCGTGCCGGTCAGGGTCCAGTCTTCGCCATTGGCACCGGTAACGCTGTCAGTATCGCCGTCACCGTCGACGGTGCTCACATTGGTAAAGGCGATGTCATAGCTGGTCACGGCGTTGTCGCCATTCACGACAAAACTATCCGCTCCGCTGGTACCTGTCAGCGCAGAGGTTACCGCGCTCACAATTCCGTCGAACGTCAAAGTGCCGGACTCGGCAGTTACCTGATTATCGGTTCCTGTCAGAGCCAGGCCTGCGCTGTAGGCGCTGGCATCCAGGCTATCCGTGCCGCCATTGCCATCGACTGCAGACATGCCGGAAACAGTCATGTCATAGACTGCAACATCTGCATCGGCTTGCAGTACGAAGTCATCTTCACCCGCTGTACCGACCAAGTCGCCATTGACTAGGGTGATCGTCTCGACCGCACTAAAAGTAATGCTGCTACTGGTCGCTTCTTTGTTAGTCCCGGTCAGGGCCCAATCTGCGCCGCTAGCACCGGTAACGCTGTCGGTGCCGCCAGCCGCATCAATCGTATTCAGGCCTGTGAAAGCAACACCATATGCTGAGGCCGCGTTATCGCCACTTACCGTAAAATTATCTGCACCGCTGGTGCCGGTTAGAGCAGCAGTCACCGCGCTGGCGATATCATTAAAGGTTAGGCTGCCGGATTCAGCCGTTACCTGATTATCGGTTCCGGTCAGGGCCAGGCCTGCGCTGTAGACACTGGCATCCAGGCTATCCGTACCGCCATTGCCTTCCACTGCAGACATACCGGAGATGGTCATGTTGTAGATGGCAACGTCTGCGTCAGACTGCAGCACAAAGGCATCGTTACCACCCGTGCCGATCAGATCTGCATTAACTGCAGTCAGGGTTTCTACATTGCTGAAGGTAATGCCATTATTCGTGGCTTGGTAATTGTTACCGGTTAAGGTCCAGTCTTCGCCATCGGCACCGGTGACAGTATCCTCACCGTCTTTTGTATCAATCGTAGTACTGGATAAACTGCTAAAGCTAATGCCGTTGGCGGTCACGGCGGTGCCACTAATCACCGCAAAGGTATCTGCATTATCAGACCCTTCCAGGCTGCCACCCGATACGCTGTCGATATTGCTGAAGGCGATTAAGTTGGTGGTAGCTTCTTTATCCGTGCCGGTCAGGGACACAATACTCTGTGCAGCAACACTGCCGCCGCCAGAACCTGCATCCACTGTATTCACGCCGGTAAAGGCAATGTCATAACTGGTAACTGCGTTATCGCCATCGACAGTAAAACTATCCGCACTGCTGGTACCGGTTAGAACCGCAGTCACCGCGCTGGCGATAGCGTTGAAGGTCAGGTTGCCGGATTCGGCTGTTACCTGGTTGTCAGCACCCGTCAGAGCCAGACCTGCGCTGTAAGCGCTGGCATCCAGGCTATCCGTACCGCCATTGCCTTCCACCGCAGACATACCGGAGATGGTCATGTTGTAGATGGCAACGTCTGCGTCAGACTGCAGCACAAAGGCATCGGCGCCGGTCGTGCCGATCAGATCTGCATTAACTGCGGTCAGGAATTCTACATTGCTGAAGGTAATGCCATTGTTCGTGGCTTGGTAATTGTTACCGGTTAAGGTCCAGTCTTCGCCATCAGCACCAGTAACGCTGTCATCACCACCCAACGCATCCACACTGCTGATACTGCTAAATGCGATTTCATTCGCTGTCAGTGCATTGGCACCAGTGACTTCAAACGAATCATTACCGGAGGAGGCTTGAAGGCTGCCCTCACTCACGCTATCAATTTTGCTGAATAGAATCGAGTTCGTTGAGGCTTGATTATCTGTGCCGGTGAGAGTGACAACACTTAGAGCCGTTACACTATCGACGCCGTTACCCGCATCGACCGTACTAACACCGGTGAAAGCAATGTCATAACTGGTAACTGCGTTATCGCCATCGACGGCAAAGCTATCCGCACCGATGGTACCAGTTAGGGTGGCGGTTACTGCGCTGGCAATAGCGTTGAAGGTCAGGCTGCCGGATTCGGCTGTCACCTGATTGTCGGTACCCGTTAAGGCCAGGCCATCGCTGTATGCGCTGGCATCCAGGCTATCCGTGCCGCCATTACCTTCCACCGCTGACATTCCGGAGATTGTCATGCCGTAGATTTCAACATCTGCATCAGACTGCAGAACGAAGGTATCGGCACCCGTCGTACCAACCAGATCGGCATTAGTGGCAGCCAACGTTTCTACATTGCTAAAGGTGATGCCATTGTTAGTGGCTTCGTAACTATTGCCGGTTAAGGTCCAGTCTTCGCCATCGGCACCGGTGACAGTATCCTCACCGTCTTTTGTATCAATCGTAGTGCTGGATAAACTGCTAAAGCTAATGCCGTTAGCGGTCACGGCTGTGCCACTATTCACCTCAAAGGTATCTGCATTATCAGACCCTTCCAGGCTGCCACCCGATACGCTGTCGATATTGCTGAAGGCGATTAAGTTGGTGGTAGCTTCTTTATCCGTGCCGGTCAGGGACACAATACTCTGTGCAACAACATTGCCACCGCCAGAACCTGCATCCACTGTATTCACACCAGTGAAGGCAATCTCATAACTGGTAACTTCGTTATCGCCATCAACGGTAAAACTGTCCGCGCTGCTGGTACCAGTTAGGGTGGCGGTTATTGCGCTGGCAATAGCGTTAAAGGTCAGGCTGCCGGATTCGGCTGTTACCTGATTATCGGTTCCCGTCAGAGCCAGGCCATCACTGTAGGTGCTGGCGTCCAGGCTATCCGTACCGCCATTGCCTTCCACCGCAGACATGCCGGAGATGGTCATATTGTAGATGGCAACGTCTGCGTCAGATTGCAGCACAAAGGCATCGTTACCCGTTGTGCCAATCAAGTCTGCATTGGTGGCGGTCAGAGCTTCGACATTGCTAAAGATCATGCCGCTGCCGGTGGCTTGGTAATTCGTGCCGGTCAGGGTCCAGTCTTCGCCATTGGCACCGGTAACGCTGTCACTATCGCCGTCACCGTCGACAGTGCTCACATTGGTAAAGGCGATGTCATAGCTGGTCACGGTGTTGTCGCCATTCACGACAAAACTATCCGCGCCGCTGGTACCTGTCAGAGCGGAGGTTACCGCGCTCACAATTCCGTCGAACGTCAAAGTGCCGGACTCGGCAGTTACCTGATTATCGGTTCCTGTCAGAGCCAGGCCTGCGCTGTAGGCGCTGGCATCCAGGCTATCCGTGCCGCCATTGCCATCGACTGCAGACATGCCGGAAACGGTCATCTCATAGACTGCAACATCTGCATCGGCTTGCAGTACGAAGTCATCTTCACCCGCTGTACCTACCAGGTCGCCATTGACTACGGTGATCGTCTCAATAGCGCTAAAAGTAATATTGCTACTGGTCGCTTCTTTGTTAGTCCCGGTCAGGGCCCAATCTGCGCCGCTGGCACCGGTAACACTGTCGGTGCCGCCGGCCGCATCAATCGTATTCAGGCCTGTGAAAGCAACACCATATGCTGAGGCCGCATTATCGCCACTTACCGTAAAGCTATCTGCTCCGCTGGTACCGGTTAGAACCGCAGTCACCGCACTGGCGATAGCGTTGAAGGTCAGATTGCCGGATTCGGCGCTAGCCTGATTGTCGGTTCCTGTCAGAGCCAGACCTACGCTGTAAGCGCTGGCATCCAGGCTATCCGTACCGCCATTGCCTTCAACAGAAGACATACCGGAGATGGTCATGTTGTAGATGGCAACGTCTGCGTCAGACTGCAGCACAAAGGCATCGGCGCCGGTCGTGCCGATCAGATCAGCATTCACTGCGGTCAGGAATTCTACATTGCTGAAGGTAATGCCATTGTTCGTGGCTTGGTAATTGTTACCGGTTAAGGTCCAGTCTTCGCCATCGGCACCGGTGACAGTATCCTCACCGTCTTTTGTATCGATCGTGGTGCTGGATAAACTGCTAAAGCTAATGCCGTTGGCGGTCACGGAGGTGCCACTATTCACCTCAAAGGTATCTGCATTATCAGACCCTTCCAGGCTGCCACCCGATACGCTGTCGATATTGCTGAAGGCGATTAAGTTGGTGGTAGCTTCTTTATCCGTGCCGGTCAGGGACACAATACTCTGTGCAGCAACACTGCCGCCGCCAGAACCTGCATCCACTGTATTCACACCAGTGAAGGCAATGTCATAACTGGTAACTGCGTTATCGCCATCGACGGTAAAACTGTCCGCGCTGCTGGTACCGGTTAGAACCGCAGTCACCGCGCTGGCGATAGCGTTGAAGGTCAGGTTGCCGGATTCGGCTGTTACCTGGTTGTCAGCACCCGTCAGAGCCAGACCTGCGCTGTAAGCGCTGGCATCCAGGCTATCCGTACCGCCATTACCTTCAACAGAAGACATGCCGGAGATGGTCATGTTGTAGATGGCAACGTCTGTGTCAGATTGCAGCACAAAGGCATCGTTACCACCCGTGCCGATCAGATCTGCATTAACTGCAGTCAGGAATTCTACATTGCTGAAGGTGATGCCATTGTTCGTGGCTTGGTAATTGTTACCGGTTAAGGTCCAATCTTTATCATCAGCACCGGTGACAGTATCCTCACCGTCTTTTGTATCAATCGTAGTGCTGGATAAACTGCTGAAGCTAATGCCGTTAGCGGTCACGCTGGTGCCACTTGTCACCACCAAAGTATCTGCGCTATCAGAGCCTTCCAGACTGCCGCCTGTCACGCTACTGATATTACTGAAATCAATAGCACTGATTTTGGCTTCGTTATCAACTCCACTAAGGCTCGCAGTCGTATTGCTAATGGCCGCAATGCTATTGTCACCTTCACCTAAATCGACTTCTTCAATACCCGTGAAGGAAATAGTGGCACTAGAATTATTAGCACCAGAAGGAGTGGTGACGAGTGTAAACTCATTATCGTCGTCGATTGTTATTGCATCATCATTATCTGACAATATAAAAATATCAGTGCCACTTCCACCAGTGACAGTAGCTGTATTAGCCTTAATATCGCCCAGTGTATTAGTGGTATCAGATATCGTTCCGCTAAAAGGGTCGACCCCGACAGCGAGGTTAAATTCAACAACGTCGATGCTTCCAGCGTTGGTAAATGACCCTCCCGCCTGAATATCCAGAGCACCATTGTCGGCAGAAATTGTTACGCCATCAGCGATAGAAACATCGGCATATGACTGTAAGAAAAGAGTGGTAAAACCACCCCAATCTATGTCGTCAACGACACTGATACCATAGGAAAAAGCATCCGCATCATCACCGACACCTGGCTCCAAACCATCTCCATTGTATGACCCCGAATCTGCATCCGTCACTTGGATAGTAACGTCGCTAGTGGCCAGAGCATCTACAAGGGCCCCAGTTGAAACACAATTGCTAGCATCAATAGCACAACTACTGGTGATCTCCATCCAACCTGGGTCCAACAGCCAGAGGCCTGTCTCTCCATCCCCGTGACTCAGGGTGGAGACAAACATATTGTCTTCATCCAGATTCAGGTAAATCTTGCCGGAGGTTTCTACCAGGCCGCCATCACCGCCATCTTCCCCGGACTCGGCGAAAATCGTGCCGCCAAAATTGGTTGTGTCATCAGCCCAAACAATAACAGTGCCGCCATCGGCATCGCCAATACCACTGGCATCGATAGTGGCTTCTGCCGTAACCGTGGTGGTTTTGGCATTTCGAATATCTTCGTTGCCCCCCTGGTAGTCACCGCCAATAAGGACCTCACCACCGGAGGTAGTACCGCGGGCATTAATATCCCCGCTGACAACCACTTCATCACCTAAAATGTTAACTTCACCACCGCTGCCAGAGTCAGCCGCTACTGAAATATCTCCACTGTGCTCGGCAAAGTCACCCTCCAGCACTACCTCACCACCCACACTGCCGGATGCATCCAGAGTTCCACTATTCACAACTCCGGATCCCGAACCAAACAGACGGATCTTACCTCCGCTGGTATCAATACCATGAGCGGTTATTGTGCCTTCATTGTTCACTGCAGCAGTAAACAGGTCACCGGAAACGCTGGCTTCCATTAAAACCTGGGCACCGTCGATGGCCCCTTCGTTTAAAACAGCACTATCGAGGCCGAGATCATTTTCCATAACCTCTTTAGTGACCTTGATGCCGATCATTCCATCGGCATCAAAAGTTAATAAGGCTTCATCCGCTGCTGCCAGGCTGACGAGTTCAGCACTGATCAAACCGGTAGAGGCGTTTGTAACCTGCTTACCAACCAGGACTGCGCTGGACGCATTGATCACACCTCGGTTAATAACAACCCCAGAAGAACCCGACTCGCCTTTAAAGGCAAAATCACCATTCATAAAGTCTTCAGGACTCATATCGAGTCCGGATGCGGTTATCGCGCCGACATTAACGGTGGCGGTTTCAGTAAAGAGAACCCCTCGCGGGTTTACCAAGATAACGTGGCCATTGGCCTCTATCGCGCCTTGGATCGTGGTGACATCCTGATCCAAAATCCGGTTAAGCACGATAGAGGAGGAGTCTGGCTGTAGGAATTGGACCAGTTCTTCTTTAGTTAAATTAAAAGAATCCCAATCGATTGATAGCAGGTCAGTAACCTGGTCGACCGTTGTCGTCGTGCCATTCACATCAATGGTGCCGCTACCACCGGTTACCGTTCCGCCTTCAGGCCCGGCGTGGGCCATAGGGCTGATCAGCCCTGCAAACAGGCCTGCATAAGCAAAACTTGATACCTTAATGGCACTTGCTAATTTTCTTAACTCAAGCTTTTTGTTTTTGGCTTTCATACCAGCACCTTGCGAAGAGGAACCTTGCTACTTTTAGGTTTCCAGAAAACAATATTTGTTTAGTTATAAAAAACGGAGAAATCAGCGTAGACGGTGGGCTCGTCTTCACCAATTGCAATATTTGTTATCGAAGAACTCGACATAATTGGCCAAGCAACAGAAATTTTACTTGAGAATCTGTCACTCCAATTCATCTTAAAAAGCATCCCGCCCCCAGAGAATCGAGCCCAGTCATCCTCCACAGTTTCCTCATAGTTATTCACATAGCCATACCCAACATCGGCAATCAATGCTACTTGGAAAATATCATTTAAACGCTGATTAAACAGGATCGGATTCATGAATTCAGGGAAGTTGACATACCACTCTGCGGAAACAACTGCGCCCATATCTGCAGAAAAATCTCTTGCAGAGAAAGCACGCACACCATTGGCTCCACCCAGTGACAATTGCTCAAACCCAGGCAGGTTGCTTTCACTGTATTGGGCTCTTCCTTTTACTATCAGCCTTGAGTGGTCATCGGTAAAAGGCATGGGCAGGAAGATCAGGGAACTGGTGTTAATTGCCAACTTATTGAAGTCGTCCCCCCTACCCTCTTCAACCGTATTTTGATGCTCACCGTACTGTACGGTAGCACTTAATATATTCAGCATTGAAAGGAAGCCATTAGAAAG
This DNA window, taken from Microbulbifer sp. GL-2, encodes the following:
- a CDS encoding filamentous hemagglutinin N-terminal domain-containing protein; the protein is MKAKNKKLELRKLASAIKVSSFAYAGLFAGLISPMAHAGPEGGTVTGGSGTIDVNGTTTTVDQVTDLLSIDWDSFNLTKEELVQFLQPDSSSIVLNRILDQDVTTIQGAIEANGHVILVNPRGVLFTETATVNVGAITASGLDMSPEDFMNGDFAFKGESGSSGVVINRGVINASSAVLVGKQVTNASTGLISAELVSLAAADEALLTFDADGMIGIKVTKEVMENDLGLDSAVLNEGAIDGAQVLMEASVSGDLFTAAVNNEGTITAHGIDTSGGKIRLFGSGSGVVNSGTLDASGSVGGEVVLEGDFAEHSGDISVAADSGSGGEVNILGDEVVVSGDINARGTTSGGEVLIGGDYQGGNEDIRNAKTTTVTAEATIDASGIGDADGGTVIVWADDTTNFGGTIFAESGEDGGDGGLVETSGKIYLNLDEDNMFVSTLSHGDGETGLWLLDPGWMEITSSCAIDASNCVSTGALVDALATSDVTIQVTDADSGSYNGDGLEPGVGDDADAFSYGISVVDDIDWGGFTTLFLQSYADVSIADGVTISADNGALDIQAGGSFTNAGSIDVVEFNLAVGVDPFSGTISDTTNTLGDIKANTATVTGGSGTDIFILSDNDDAITIDDDNEFTLVTTPSGANNSSATISFTGIEEVDLGEGDNSIAAISNTTASLSGVDNEAKISAIDFSNISSVTGGSLEGSDSADTLVVTSGTSVTANGISFSSLSSTTIDTKDGEDTVTGADDKDWTLTGNNYQATNNGITFSNVEFLTAVNADLIGTGGNDAFVLQSDTDVAIYNMTISGMSSVEGNGGTDSLDASAYSAGLALTGADNQVTAESGNLTFNAIASAVTAVLTGTSSADSFTVDGDNAVTSYDIAFTGVNTVDAGSGGGSVAAQSIVSLTGTDKEATTNLIAFSNIDSVSGGSLEGSDNADTFEVNSGTSVTANGISFSSLSSTTIDTKDGEDTVTGADGEDWTLTGNNYQATNNGITFSNVEFLTAVNADLIGTTGADAFVLQSDADVAIYNMTISGMSSVEGNGGTDSLDASAYSVGLALTGTDNQASAESGNLTFNAIASAVTAVLTGTSGADSFTVSGDNAASAYGVAFTGLNTIDAAGGTDSVTGASGADWALTGTNKEATSSNITFSAIETITVVNGDLVGTAGEDDFVLQADADVAVYEMTVSGMSAVDGNGGTDSLDASAYSAGLALTGTDNQVTAESGTLTFDGIVSAVTSALTGTSGADSFVVNGDNTVTSYDIAFTNVSTVDGDGDSDSVTGANGEDWTLTGTNYQATGSGMIFSNVEALTATNADLIGTTGNDAFVLQSDADVAIYNMTISGMSAVEGNGGTDSLDASTYSDGLALTGTDNQVTAESGSLTFNAIASAITATLTGTSSADSFTVDGDNEVTSYEIAFTGVNTVDAGSGGGNVVAQSIVSLTGTDKEATTNLIAFSNIDSVSGGSLEGSDNADTFEVNSGTAVTANGISFSSLSSTTIDTKDGEDTVTGADGEDWTLTGNSYEATNNGITFSNVETLAATNADLVGTTGADTFVLQSDADVEIYGMTISGMSAVEGNGGTDSLDASAYSDGLALTGTDNQVTAESGSLTFNAIASAVTATLTGTIGADSFAVDGDNAVTSYDIAFTGVSTVDAGNGVDSVTALSVVTLTGTDNQASTNSILFSKIDSVSEGSLQASSGNDSFEVTGANALTANEIAFSSISSVDALGGDDSVTGADGEDWTLTGNNYQATNNGITFSNVEFLTAVNADLIGTTGADAFVLQSDADVAIYNMTISGMSAVEGNGGTDSLDASAYSAGLALTGADNQVTAESGNLTFNAIASAVTAVLTGTSSADSFTVDGDNAVTSYDIAFTGVNTVDAGSGGGSVAAQSIVSLTGTDKEATTNLIAFSNIDSVSGGSLEGSDNADTFAVISGTAVTANGISFSSLSSTTIDTKDGEDTVTGADGEDWTLTGNNYQATNNGITFSNVETLTAVNADLIGTGGNDAFVLQSDADVAIYNMTISGMSAVEGNGGTDSLDASVYSAGLALTGTDNQVTAESGSLTFNDIASAVTAALTGTSGADNFTVSGDNAASAYGVAFTGLNTIDAAGGTDSVTGASGADWALTGTNKEATSSSITFSAVETITLVNGDLVGTAGEDDFVLQADADVAVYDMTVSGMSAVDGNGGTDSLDASAYSAGLALTGTDNQVTAESGTLTFDGIVSAVTSALTGTSGADSFVVNGDNAVTSYDIAFTNVSTVDGDGDTDSVTGANGEDWTLTGTNYQATGSDMTFSNVEALTATNADLIGTTGNDAFVLQSDADVAIYNMTISGMSSVEGNGGTDSLDASAYSAGLALTGTDNQVTAESGSLTFNSIASAVTATLTGTSSADSFTVDGDNAVTSYEIAFTGVNTVDAGSGGGSVAAQSVVTLTGTDNEATTNLIAFSNIDSVSGGSLEGSDNADTFVVTGSTSVTANDIRFSGFSGAIDAKDGTDSVTGASGEDWTLTGNNYEATNNGITFSNVETLAAISADLVGTTGADIFVLQSDADVEIYGMTISGMSAVEGNGGTDSLDASAYSDGLALTGTDNQVSAESGNLTFNDIASAVTAVLTGTSSADSFTVDGDNAVTSYDIAFTGVNTVDAGSGGGSVAAQSIVSLTGTDKEATTNLIAFSNIDSVSGGSLEGSDNADTFEVNSGTAVTANGISFSSLSSTTIDTKDGEDTVTGADGEDWTLTGNSYEATNSGITFSNVETLTAVNAALIGTGGNDAFVLQSDADVAIYNMTISGMSSVEGNGGTDSLDASTYSDGLALTGTDNQVSAESGNLTFNDIASAITATLTGTSSTDSFTVDGDNAVTSYDIAFTGVSTVDAGNGIDSVAALGVVTLTGTDNQLSTNSILFSNIDSVSGGSLEASSGNDSFEVTGANALTANAIAFSSISSVDALGGDDSVTGADGEDWTLTGNNYQATNNGITFSNVEFLTAVNADLIGTTGADAFVLQSDADVAIYNMTISGMSSVEGNGGTDSLDASAYSAGLALTGTDNQVSAESGSLTFNAIASAVTAVLTGTSGADSFTVSGDNAASAYGVAFTGLNTIDAAGGTDSVTGASGADWALTGTNKEATSSNITFSAIETITVVNGDLVGTAGEDDFVLQADADVAVYEMTVSGMSAVDGNGGTDSLDASAYSAGLALTGTDNQVTAESGTLTFDGIVSAVTSALTGTSGADSFVVNGDNAVTSYDIAFTNVSTVDGDGDTDSVTGANGEDWTLTGTNYQATGSDMTFSNVEALTATNADLIGTTGNDAFVLQSDADVAIYNMTISGMSSVEGNGGTDSLDASAYSAGLALTGTDNQVSAESGNLTFNDIASAVTAVLTGTSSADSFTVDGDNAVTSYDIAFTGVSTVDAGNGIDSVAALGVVTLTGTDNQVSTNSILFSNIDSVSGGSLEASSGNDSFEVTGANALTANAIAFSSISSVDALGGDDSVTGADGEDWTLTGNNYQATNNGITFSNVEFLTAVNADLIGTTGADAFVLQSDADVAIYNMTISGMSSVEGNGGTDSLDASAYSAGLALTGTDNQVSAESGNLTFNAIASAVTAVLTGTSGADSFTVSGDNAASAYGVAFTGLNTIDAAGGTDSVTGASGADWALTGTNKEATSSNITFSAIETITVVNGDLVGTAGEDDFVLQADADVAVYEMTVSGMSAVDGNGGTDSLDASAYSAGLALTGTDNQVTAESGTLTFDGIVSAVTSALTGTSGADSFVVNGDNAVTSYDIAFTNVSTVDGDGDTDSVTGANGEDWTLTGTNYQATGSDMTFSNVEALTATNADLIGTTGNDAFVLQSDADVAIYNMTISGMSSVEGNGGTDSLDASAYSDGLALTGTDNQVSAESGNLTFNAIASAITATLTGTSSADSFTVDGDNAVTSYEIAFTGVNTVDAENSTDSVTGADGANWTLTGTGNEAISSGITFSNIDIIAATNADLLGSTGADAFVLQSDADIEVYGLTISGISEVDGNGGTDSLDASAYSDGLALTGTDNQITAESGSLIFNDIASAVTSTLTGTSGADSFTVNGDNQVTSYEIAFTGVNTVDAGNGTDSVAALSVVTLTGIDNQASTNSILFNNIDTVSGGSLQASSGNDSFEVTGANALAANEIEFSSISSVDARGGDDSVTGADGEDWTLTGNNYQATNNGITFSSVEILTAVNADLIGTSGNDAFVLQSDADVAIYNMTISGMSSVEGNGGTDSLDASAYSAGLALTGTDNQVTAESGSLAFNAIASAVTAVLTGTSSADSFTVDGDNAVTSYDIAFTSVSTIDAGDNTDSVVGADGEDWALTGTNYEATGSDIVFSGVEVLTATNADLVGTSDADAFVLQSNADVEAYGMTVSGMSAVDGNGGDDSLDASAYSDGLALTGTNNQVTAESGNLIFHGIVSAVTSALTGSSSTDSFVVDGGNAVSSYSIAFTGVSTVDAANGTDSITGASGSDWTLTGNNKEVIGSGITFSDAETLVTVSANLVGTTGEDVFVLQSDADVEVYGMTVSGMSAVEGNGGDDSLDASAYSDGLTLTGTSKQVTAESGTLTFDGIVSAVTATLTATSGSDSFTVDSANAATVYDIAFTGLSTIDAGEGADSVTGASGADWTLTGNDYEATNSSITFSRVETITAVNADLMGTANADAFVLQSAGDIEVYGMTVSGMSAVDARGGDDSLDASAYSDGLTLTGSDGQVTAGSLAFSSIASAVTSSLTGTSGADSFTVDGNNAVSSYDIAFTGVSTLDADGGTDSVSGAGGADWTLSGTNNQAASSGITFSNVDSLTIVNADLVGTTSADAFVLQSGGDIEVYDMTISGMSAVDGNGGGDNLDASSYSDGLTLTGASNQVAAGSLTFDGIVSAVASILTGTSGADSITVDGNNAVTSYDIAFTGVSTIDAGTGTDSVTGADGEDWTLTGSDNQATGSGITFSNVDSLTTVNADLIGTTGADDFVLQSDADVEAYGITVSGMSSVEGNGGNDSLDASAYSDGLALTGTDNQVTAESGALIFNSIFSAVSSTLTATSGSDNFTVDSDNATTIYDIAFTGLSSIDAAGGADTVTGADGADWTLTGNDYEATNSGITFGSVETLIATNANLLGSSSADAFALQSTGDIEVYSMTVSGMSAVYGQGGNDSLDASAYSDGLTLTGTDNQVTAGSLTFDGIVSAVTSALTGTSGADSFTVDGDNAATSYDIAFTGLSTINALDGNDTATGADGADWSLTGADNKAVNSSITFSNIENLTAVNADLVATTGDDAFVLQSDADVEVYGMTVSAMSAVDGNGGDDSLDASAYSDGLSLTGTDNQVNAGSLSFYSISSAVTSILTNTHDSAQFELQGDQALETAGISFTGLEEVKTSGSNDTLVATDSADNFTLNSDGDISVAGIDFSGLEIVDGAGGSDTVSADGATWTSTSSGNSLVDGSVEAEVNGLTVYFENLELVEGAGSYIGQDIDGEYEFSALDTMTIGGVTFADLNSVAAGSGTDTVYGADIDAVWDINDSEHTVSSGGTSLTITGIESITAGSGADKFNLNGGELTGIDTGAGNDTVTFSGTVIDSIFLGAGNDLLTVETDVGQGVELAGGGGSDDFQYNLSGATWELYSTGNQVGNFSFAGFEYLDNASDSITVLTDLAFDFEDGGSRSESFNKNGAGLQFSDMRLGYDGEGDVYVTSSGTETIGGNLTADRAELVVAGDVDIETDVSVLAIATSGADINISVQATGDLVIDEIDAGRGTVSLASSSFGTLTAETYGDTHITASAVTLGTETELWTIIGEATNPLRMDVTNTLDIYSVSYYEPDFIGQIPTVTSTGDELQSVAGAQASQGLKSAVQNAVEDFSHVDPAIFSAVKPYSSGVDAVNSPEMRLKSGELLPSTVSTDDESAPGSEFDAVLDAGVNEVSDDIASAGG